A portion of the Wolbachia endosymbiont of Oedothorax gibbosus genome contains these proteins:
- the ltrA gene encoding group II intron reverse transcriptase/maturase, translating to MQGKLNQIAERAKQDKRVKFTSLVHLINEENLAECYKELKRNKACGIDRVTVEAYGENLEEKLKTLVDSMKRKQYQPQPVKKVYIPKAGSKEKRGLGIPSTEDKLVQIMLKKILENIYEANFMDNSYGFRPGRNCHQAINALDKAVMHKPINYIVEVDIKKFFDNVQHKWLMNCLRERIADPNLLWLIKRFLKAGIVEVGCYKATDQGTPQGGIVSPVLANIYLHYVLDLWFEKKFKPKARGYIQLIRFCDDFVVGCEMEEDAKEFLELLKQRLSKFGLEIAENKTKIVKFGKKEWYQAEREKRRTASFNFLGFTHYCGKSRNGKLMMKQKTSKISLARKIKEIKEWLKMVRSRICLKDWWQKLKAKLTGHYSYFGVSGNYRCLIQFYRPVTKLAFKWINRRSHKKSMDWEQFTYYLKVNPLPKPKIYASLYTGALV from the coding sequence ATGCAAGGAAAACTAAACCAGATAGCAGAAAGGGCTAAGCAAGATAAGCGAGTAAAATTTACATCGCTAGTTCATTTGATTAATGAAGAGAATCTTGCAGAGTGTTACAAGGAACTAAAACGCAACAAGGCTTGTGGTATAGATCGTGTGACAGTGGAAGCTTATGGAGAAAATCTAGAAGAGAAACTTAAAACACTAGTGGATAGTATGAAGAGAAAGCAATATCAACCGCAACCAGTGAAAAAGGTATACATACCCAAAGCTGGGAGCAAAGAGAAGCGCGGACTCGGAATACCGTCAACTGAAGATAAGTTGGTACAGATAATGCTAAAGAAGATATTAGAAAATATTTATGAAGCAAACTTTATGGACAATTCGTATGGATTTCGACCAGGAAGAAATTGTCATCAGGCGATAAACGCTCTAGATAAAGCAGTTATGCACAAACCAATTAACTATATTGTAGAAGTGGATATCAAGAAGTTCTTTGATAATGTTCAACATAAATGGCTAATGAATTGCCTAAGGGAACGAATAGCTGACCCAAATTTATTGTGGTTAATAAAACGATTTCTAAAGGCAGGAATAGTTGAAGTTGGATGTTATAAAGCAACCGATCAAGGCACACCACAAGGTGGTATAGTAAGCCCTGTATTAGCTAATATATACTTACACTATGTGCTGGACTTATGGTTTGAAAAGAAATTTAAGCCAAAAGCCAGAGGATATATACAGCTAATAAGGTTTTGCGACGATTTTGTAGTTGGCTGCGAGATGGAAGAAGACGCAAAAGAATTTCTAGAATTACTAAAACAAAGACTAAGTAAATTTGGGTTGGAAATAGCTGAAAATAAAACAAAAATAGTAAAGTTTGGTAAGAAAGAATGGTATCAAGCAGAAAGAGAGAAACGTAGGACGGCTAGCTTCAACTTTCTAGGATTTACACATTATTGTGGAAAAAGTCGTAATGGTAAACTTATGATGAAGCAGAAAACTTCAAAAATAAGCCTAGCCAGAAAGATTAAAGAAATCAAAGAGTGGTTGAAGATGGTACGAAGTCGTATCTGTCTCAAAGATTGGTGGCAGAAACTTAAAGCCAAACTAACAGGACACTATAGCTACTTCGGGGTTAGCGGAAATTATCGGTGTTTGATTCAATTCTATCGACCGGTAACAAAGCTAGCATTTAAGTGGATAAACCGACGTAGTCACAAGAAAAGTATGGATTGGGAACAGTTTACATACTATTTAAAAGTAAATCCACTACCAAAGCCAAAGATATATGCTTCTTTGTACACAGGAGCACTAGTGTGA
- a CDS encoding RadC family protein, with the protein MNNNNKSKDRREEIEFRALVSKGHALLDREIIETFLSGAHDGVEASIIAERLMDRFKGIGRISSLEIDDLKTIEGVTDSTVTAILCLKEALKRVPREELKKGPVIGGNLEKLVEYLKACIGHLEKECTIIIYLDQKFHLIGETVYVGKKDSVPICIHEVARKAIIEKAKLMIMSHNHPCGSLRPSDEDLAVTKKLAEACKTIEIRLYDHIIVTSKSYLSLKKEGLL; encoded by the coding sequence ATGAATAATAACAATAAAAGTAAAGATCGTAGAGAAGAAATAGAGTTCAGAGCATTGGTAAGCAAAGGACATGCTTTACTAGATCGTGAAATAATAGAAACGTTTCTGAGTGGAGCGCATGATGGGGTCGAAGCTAGCATTATTGCTGAAAGGCTAATGGATCGTTTTAAAGGAATAGGAAGGATTTCAAGTCTGGAAATAGATGACCTGAAAACTATAGAAGGGGTAACCGACTCTACAGTTACAGCAATTTTATGTCTTAAGGAAGCTTTAAAGAGGGTGCCGAGAGAAGAGTTAAAGAAAGGACCAGTAATAGGTGGTAACTTAGAAAAGCTCGTAGAATATTTAAAGGCATGTATAGGGCACTTAGAAAAGGAATGTACAATAATAATATATTTGGATCAAAAGTTCCATTTAATAGGGGAAACAGTGTATGTTGGTAAAAAGGATAGTGTACCTATTTGCATACATGAAGTGGCAAGAAAAGCAATAATAGAAAAAGCAAAGTTAATGATAATGTCGCACAACCACCCATGCGGAAGTTTAAGGCCATCTGATGAGGATCTAGCTGTAACTAAAAAATTGGCTGAAGCCTGTAAGACTATAGAGATTAGGTTATATGACCACATTATCGTTACAAGTAAAAGCTATCTTAGTCTGAAGAAAGAAGGACTGTTATAG
- a CDS encoding helix-turn-helix domain-containing protein: MAESLSYKVRQEIRNRRLRLGYTQKDLASKIGTKYQVILQYEKGTRRISIKKLYELAEALSTTARDLACGQEVSKRYEEEEIVRRHKEIKDQELRETFYLLTRFIRISEERSGKAVKIEVARGLVKAGVSAHVISRTTNLSISEYEEKKISIPYKVGQRIKEWRLRREYTQEDLANKVGITNQRIYEYEQGRAAVSLETLDEIAKVLSISIIDLLPESTEDENSEVGLSNLIEEYKKIESQELRDVLIKSLFEGIHVCNEKIREAKKVEVARNLIKEGISVDIISQTTGHKF; this comes from the coding sequence AAGAAATCGTAGATTAAGGCTGGGATATACTCAAAAGGATTTAGCAAGTAAAATTGGTACAAAATATCAGGTAATACTACAATATGAAAAAGGAACACGCAGAATTTCAATTAAAAAATTATATGAGTTAGCAGAAGCATTATCAACAACTGCTAGAGATCTAGCTTGCGGACAAGAAGTATCAAAAAGGTATGAGGAAGAAGAGATAGTAAGAAGACATAAAGAAATTAAGGATCAAGAATTACGCGAAACGTTTTACTTATTAACCAGATTCATCCGTATTAGTGAGGAAAGAAGCGGAAAAGCGGTGAAAATAGAAGTAGCAAGGGGTTTAGTTAAGGCAGGAGTTTCTGCTCACGTTATCTCTCGAACAACCAATTTATCTATTAGTGAATATGAAGAGAAGAAGATTTCTATTCCGTATAAAGTAGGGCAAAGGATAAAAGAGTGGAGGTTGAGACGAGAGTATACCCAAGAAGATTTAGCAAACAAAGTCGGCATAACAAATCAAAGGATATACGAATATGAACAAGGGCGAGCTGCCGTTTCACTTGAAACATTAGATGAAATAGCAAAGGTATTATCAATCAGTATCATAGATCTACTTCCCGAATCAACAGAAGATGAAAATAGCGAAGTTGGGTTATCAAATTTGATAGAAGAATACAAAAAGATAGAGAGTCAGGAGTTACGAGATGTGCTGATCAAATCTTTGTTTGAAGGCATACATGTTTGTAATGAAAAGATTAGAGAAGCAAAGAAGGTTGAAGTTGCAAGGAATTTAATCAAAGAAGGAATTTCTGTTGATATTATCTCGCAAACGACTGGCCATAAGTTTTAA